The genomic window ACATAGGGGGATTAATCACCCGGTGAAGAACCTACTTACCGGAAAAGGAGAGATTACCTCTCAAAACCACGGTTTTGCTATTCATAGAGAAGAAACCGAAAAACATGAAGATGTAGAAATTACACATGTACATCTTAATGATCATACCGTTGCCGGTATCCGTATGAAGTCTAAAAATTGTTTTTCCGTACAATACCACCCGGAAGCAAGTCCTGGTCCTAATGATTCCAAATATTTATTCGACCTGTTTATAGAGAACATTAAAAAAGCAACCGTAGTTGCTTAACAAAAAAAGCTAAAACCCTGTAGTTAATAACTTAACCTATAGGATATATTATAATATATAAAATTTAAAGGGAGTATCCGGGATATTAAAAGACCCGTTTGTATATTGCCAATCTATTAAATCATTTCAATAAAATCACAATGAGCATTATTATCAACATTCACGCAAGACAAATTTTTGATTCTCGAGGTAACCCTACGGTTGAAGTAGATGTAATTACAGAAAGCGGGGTGCTGGGGAGAGCCGCGGTTCCCTCCGGAGCCTCTACGGGAGAACATGAAGCTGTCGAATTGCGCGATGGTAGTAAGTCATATATGGGGAAAGGAGTTCAAAAGGCAATCGATAATGTAAATACCATAATAGCTGAAAACCTGATTGGCTTTAGTATTTTTGATCAAAACCTAATCGATCATACTATGATTGAGTTAGATGGTACTGCCAATAAATCAAAATTAGGGGCAAATGCGATCTTAGGAGTATCGCTTGCAGTAGCAAAAGCAGCGGCTAATGAATTAAATATGCCACTGTATCGATATATCGGTGGGGTAAGTGCAAATACACTTCCGGTTCCTATGATGAATATTATTAACGGAGGTTCTCATAGTGATGCACCTATAGCATTTCAAGAATTTATGGTGATGCCGGTAAAGGCAGAAAGCTTTACACATGCCATGCAAATGGGTACTGAAATTTTTCACAACCTTAAAAAAGTACTACACGATCGTAATTTAAGTACTGCTGTAGGAGATGAAGGTGGTTTTGCACCTACATTAGATGGTACCGAAGATGCTTTGGATTCTATCGCAACTGCGGTAAAGAATGCAGGATATAAATTCGGAGATGAAGTAATGGTTGCCCTGGATTGTGCAGCGGCAGAGTTTTATGTAGATGGTGCCTACGATTACACAAAATTCGAAGGGGATAAAGGAAAAGTTCGTACCAGTGAAGAACAAGCAGATTACCTGGCAGAACTTGCTGATAAATATCCGATCATTTCTATCGAAGATGGAATGGACGAAAATGATTGGAGTGGATGGAAATACCTTACGGATAAGATTGGGGATAAGGTTCAATTAGTTGGAGATGATTTATTTGTTACCAATGTAGAACGTCTTTCCAGAGGGGTAAAAGAAAATATAGCTAATTCTATATTGATTAAAGTAAAT from Aquimarina sp. ERC-38 includes these protein-coding regions:
- the eno gene encoding phosphopyruvate hydratase, encoding MSIIINIHARQIFDSRGNPTVEVDVITESGVLGRAAVPSGASTGEHEAVELRDGSKSYMGKGVQKAIDNVNTIIAENLIGFSIFDQNLIDHTMIELDGTANKSKLGANAILGVSLAVAKAAANELNMPLYRYIGGVSANTLPVPMMNIINGGSHSDAPIAFQEFMVMPVKAESFTHAMQMGTEIFHNLKKVLHDRNLSTAVGDEGGFAPTLDGTEDALDSIATAVKNAGYKFGDEVMVALDCAAAEFYVDGAYDYTKFEGDKGKVRTSEEQADYLAELADKYPIISIEDGMDENDWSGWKYLTDKIGDKVQLVGDDLFVTNVERLSRGVKENIANSILIKVNQIGTLTETIAAVNMAHNAGYTSVMSHRSGETEDNTIADLAVALNTGQIKTGSASRSDRMAKYNQLLRIEEELGEVAYYPQNKAFKIV